The Rosa rugosa chromosome 1, drRosRugo1.1, whole genome shotgun sequence genomic sequence ATGTACTCAAAACTTTTGGCTCGAGTAACAGTAGTGAAACTTCAGGTTCACTTGTATTATGAATATTAAGTATGCTTGATAAAACATATAAGgtaaatttaattaaataaatattaaatatatgatGAATAATGAAATAGCAGACACATATCCGTTATGTTAACAACATATAtcttagatatatatatatatatatatatatatataaggaacGTGTTAAAGCATACTTATTGTTCCGATCTTTGTGAAAACAATATAGGAAACATGTTATTAAGTTATGAACCCAcactacaaaaaataattgcaaTGGCCACCCCAGTTAGCGTCGGCGCAAAAATGCCGTAGCTATTGGTCCTAAATTTGCTACGGGAAACAAGGcgtcgcaaaaaaaaaaaaaactgcgaCGGCAAAGGGGAGCCGtagcataaaaataaaaaattttgcgacggcaaatgaGAGCCGTAGCATAAAAATGCTTAAATGGCAACGGCATTAAAAATGCCGTAGCAAAATTTTTCCTAATACTTGCTTCGCTGCAATTGCCGTAGCCTTTATTTACAAACTTAACCTAGCTCCAAGGCGCCAAGAGACGAAAATTAGGCTCGTCTAGATTTTAGTTCCCTGTGAACTAAACACAAACTCCCCTGAGATCTGAAACCTAAACACaaactctcttcttcttcctgaaaCATTCAACGCCTTctattctcttcttttctttctgggtaGGCGGATttaggccttttttttttaagctctTTTCTTTTGATCGCAAAACAGATCGATtcattcgatccccaaaaccagcAAAACAGACCCAAGCTCCACCGCAACTCTTCGCTCTTCGCCCTCCCCCAAGCCACAGCAGAACAGATCGATtcattcgatccccaaaaccagcAAAACAGACCCAAGCGACCGCAGCTCTTCGCTCTTCGCCATCCTCCAAGCCATCGCAGCTCCACCGCAGCTCTTCGCTCTTCGCCCTCCCCCAAGCCACCGCAGAACAGATCGATtcattcgatccccaaaaccagcAAAACAGACCCAAGCCACTGCAGCTCTTCGCCCTCCcccaagccaccgcagctcCACCGCAGCTCTTCGCTCTTCGTCCTCCcccaagccaccgcagctcTTCGGCCTTCGCCTTCCCCCAAGCCACCACAGCTCCACCGCAGCTCTTCGCTCTCCGCCCTCCcccaagccaccgcagctcCACCGCGTCTCTGCCTCAGACTCCCTCTGCTCCGTGCCTTTGCCTCGAAACGGTAAGTTCTAATTTCTAAACTTCAACCGCAATGAATCTTCAGTCTGCTAAAATCAATCCCAAAACCATGTCATTGCTTGATACCCTTTGAAACCATGATGATCTTCTGTACAAAGGAAACTAATTTCATTGTAAAGATTCTACctttaattcattttcttacaaATTCCATTCAAATCGATGGAGTGAGAGATACGATTGGAAGTTTGAATTTGTATTTCATTATTTTGGTTAGTGGGTAGTTGGGTACTGACTACTGAATCTGCTGATCTATTTTCGATACATGAATTGGTGTTGATTGTTGAAACATTGAttattggtgttggtgttgatgTTGATTATTCTTCAGTTCTTCGCATTGTTCTTCTGTTTGAAGAGAAGAAGTAACTGTTGATTGTTAATGAATTAATTACTAATTATGCTTTTACTTCTAAGTTTGCTGTGAATGTGTGATAGTGTGATTTAGTCTTGATTGAGTGAAATTCCTTCAAGGAGGCGATATGATGCCGGGGATTGCTGTTGGTGGTGCTGTCCTTATAGGTTTGGTGAAGCATGGTGGTCTGGGCCTGGGCGTTTTCCGCTGGTTTTACTGCTTTTGGGGTTCCTTTTCTTGTTTGGACGGTTGCGTTTGCGGTTCCTTTTCTTTCGCTATGAGTTTGACTCTCTCTTAGACTTTGGTTTCTTCTTTATCAAATATGTGAGCTAGTTTGTTTCTGTGAATTTTTGGGAAAAAAGATTGGAAGCAATGTTGAGGTTATGAGGTTCATTTTGCTGTAATTAGTGCTCATTTTGCTGTATTTTGGTTGTTTCTTTTGGTTTCAGGACGATTCCTATTGATGATAATGCCCAAATTTGAAGGATTTACGTGTATATCAGCCTTGGGTTATTGGCTCAATCTTGAGGTGGAGGTGCGTTGAGAAAAGCAGGAGAGTTGCAGCTTCTGGTATTTGAGTTGTGGCCTGAAACATCCGATTCCAGAGTCATTGTTCATGCATGTAGATTGCTTCTACGTTCtggtgtttgttttgtttttgttttgtatccaGTGGTTTGTGTTTTTTCTTAGTGTGATGCAGCCTGGCCCTAAGTATGACCCCTAGGACCCCTGCTATTAGTTTTATTATAGTCTTCTTAAATGTTTTCTGTTTCTGTTAGAAAACAGTCATGATCAGTTCAGCAATAGGAATCTACAAAGAAACGACGATTctagatttttttcttttcctagtTTCCTGCATCAGCTGTGATCCATGATttttaatatatacatatatatatgtcaagAATAGAAGTTGTTGACACAATGAATTTCATCTGTATCATCCCTATAATTGAGAATCATAATTAAATTGTGCACGGATATTTGCACAATATAATTATGATGTTGTGACTGttaactttttttatttattttttatttttctttgcacGCTTTGAATACATTGTATTGAATATTAATGTCTAATGTGTCCAGTAGTGCAGGGATAAACCGTCTCATGTCATACATATCTCATGTCATATATAGTGTTTTAAATGATATACTGTTCTTGCCTTTCTGCAGAAACTAATCATTATGTTTCTCCTGCTAATACATTTAGTGTTGATGAACTACGAAAGCTTTTGTCTGACAAGGATGCATACCATCAGTTTTTCCTGTCGCTCGATCAGGTCAAGGTTCAAAATAATGTAAGTTCTACATGTTACTTTTAATATTGCAGCTGTCATACTTTTTTAAGATATAGAATCACACCTAATAGGTTGTATAAGTAAGTTCAAGTGTAGTCTAGATGTTTGTTTCTTCTttggttttgacttttgaaTGTCACTTGGCTGAAATTGGTTACACAAATATAGCACTTGGACGTATAAATCATGTGAAGGAGTGACAAAAGAACTTGTGCATAGCATCATAGAGATTATGGTTATACGGTCCATTCAATTAATTTTGCAAGCCTAAACTATTGATTGGATGTTATCTCATTTTATAATGATTAGTAATCAAGACTCTTTAGGCCATGTATTGAAAATGTGCTTTTCTCAAGTAAGTTGTACTCTGCATATTCACACTCACATTGATCTTGGTagcactactaaaaaaaacttCAGTTGCGACGGCGGTTTGCGACGGCAAATAGCAATTTTGCCGTAGCAAATACTTTTCGCGACGGCAAATTGAGcatttgcgacggaaatgtcagcgttgcaataggtggcgtcacaagaTCCAATTGC encodes the following:
- the LOC133725652 gene encoding formin-like protein 18 encodes the protein MATPADLGLFFLSSFLLIAKQIDSFDPQNQQNRPKLHRNSSLFALPQATAEQIDSFDPQNQQNRPKRPQLFALRHPPSHRSSTAALRSSPSPKPPQNRSIHSIPKTSKTDPSHCSSSPSPKPPQLHRSSSLFVLPQATAALRPSPSPKPPQLHRSSSLSALPQATAAPPRLCLRLPLLRAFASKRRRYDAGDCCWWCCPYRFGEAWWSGPGRFPLVLLLLGFLFLFGRLRLRFLFFRYETIPIDDNAQI